The window ACCGGCCTCAGGAATATCATCTACCACGAGTATTTCGACATCGACCTCTCCATAATATGGAGGATCGTTATGGTGAATCTGCCAGGAACCAAGCCATTGCTAGAGGATTTGATCAAAGGCATTAATCAAGACTGATCAATCAGCCTTTACCCTTAGAACCTCTTGCTTGCTTCATGCATCGATGACCTCATCCCAGAAATAACTTCATCCAAGAAAACATGATCGTAGCACCGCAGTGAATCCAGGCAGTCGACAAGCGTGGACACAGAGATATCAGAGATATATTTGTACAAAATATGTTTCAGGCCGGAGAGAACACTCTCCGGCCTGCTCTTTTGTTCCTGGTGGGGGAGGATGGATTCGAACCATCGAAGGCTGCGCCAACGGATTTACAGTCCGTCCCCTTTGGCCACTCGGGTACTCCCCCGCCACATCTCGAATTCCCTTGCTCCCTATATAGTATATAGCTATCTTTATATCTACTGCGCGTCTTCCGCAATCTATCTACTGCTAATTTCTGCAAGCGCGCCGGACACCTAAATCCCGACGCGGATCCCGGCCTGCATCATGCATGGGCCTGCCTGTCGCTTCGTTTCCACCGCCTACATTCCGTGGGTCACAGTTTTTCCCGGCCGTCCCCGCGTTCAGGGCGACCCGCGACGCCCGCGGCACCCGGCTCAACCGTCCAGGCACCGCTGCAGATTATCGTAAATGGCGAAGACTTTGTCCAGGCCGGTGATGCTGAAGACCTTGAGGATGCTGCGCTTGCTGCACACCAGGCGCACGCTGCCTCCCTCCACGCTTGTCTTCTTGAGCACCGCCACCAGCACTCCCAGGCCGGTGGAATCCATGAAATCCAGGCCGTCCAGGTCGATGACCACGTCGCGCTTGCCCGACTCTATGACCTTGTATACCTCTTCCTTGAACGCGGGCGAAGTGGAGAGGTCCACCTCGCCTTCCAGCTCGATGACCGGTATTCCCGCTACCTCCCTGACCTTCGTGCGAAAAAAGATATCCCCCGTTTCCTTCAATCTTACTCCTTTCCCGAGGTATCCTCTTCCGCCTCGCTCACCTAACATTTAACACGAAACGCCGCCGGCTTATCAAGTTTGAGACGCCCCCGGTTGGGAAAAACTATAGCGTGGCCCGGGAACGGCCGCGGCCTGGCGGCGGAAAGCCCGTGAGGTCACGGCAGGCGCGAACGGGCCCGTGGAGGAAAGCCCGTGAGGTCACGGCAGGCGCACACGGGCCCGCGGCGGAAAGCCCGTGAGGTCACGGCAGGCGCGAACGGGCCCGTGGAGGAAAGACAGGGAGGTCACGGCAGGCGCACACGGGCGCGCGGCGGAAACCAGGCGGCGCCCCGGACACGGGTCGGGACCGTGGAGCCCGGCATACACGAGGCCGCAACAAGGAGTGGCCCTCGGAAGGGGTCGCGGGGCACGGGGCCGGACCGTAGAGCACTGAACGGAACGCGGAACACAGGGAGGTGAGGAAGATGGAAAGGAACGGCGAGGTCGTCCGCCTGCGCCTTCCCGCCGAACCCTTTTCGCGGCAGCTCATCCGCCTGACCGTATACCTCATCGCCAGCC of the Actinomycetota bacterium genome contains:
- a CDS encoding STAS domain-containing protein codes for the protein MKETGDIFFRTKVREVAGIPVIELEGEVDLSTSPAFKEEVYKVIESGKRDVVIDLDGLDFMDSTGLGVLVAVLKKTSVEGGSVRLVCSKRSILKVFSITGLDKVFAIYDNLQRCLDG